CAACCCGACTTTGGAAGTTATCGCTATCCTGGCGAGAGGATTGGGGATAGAGATGAAAACCCTCATTGAGTTCGAACATAAGATTTAAATATTTTTATTTTTTTATTCTCAATAAATTCATTCTGTTAACTTCCGCATTTAGTAATATTTACTTACCAGGCTAATAAAAAACAAACTTTTCAGTTTTAACTTATAAAAAACGTTATTTTTTTCAGATTTTTCTGCTCTCGTTTTTTTAAGCGGAGAACTGATTTTCTGAACATCTCCCCTCCTCCCCGTCAAAGAATGCCGGAAAAACCTTTCGACGTTAATTCTCTGAGTCTTCATTTTTTAACGGATCGTTTGTCTGCGGATATACAGTCGTTGAGGCAGATTCCCGGCGAGCTTTTAAGCTTCGCGTGAGGGCCTTCAGGCCGCGATGCGAAGAGCGTATGGTCGATGCCTTAATGATACGCTCGCCGCCTGGCTCACCGGGTGGCGTGGAACGGTCCCCTGAGCAGAATGGTCAGCCCCTTCTCTGGCCTGAGCACTTTGCTGGCTACGGGGGGAAAATCGTTAAGCGCGCCCCGGCCCTCACGGCCTTTGAGATAAATTTTTTCTTTATCAGACAGAATCAATTCCCGTTTTTAAAAGAAAGATGCAGGAAATCGCGGTATCAAATAACAATGGTAATGGTTATCAAAACCATTTATTTAGCGGAATAGTTAATATTACAACGTAAATAATTATCACTTAACTATCAGAGTGTTATGCAGATAACGTCGGGGGATAAAAAAGCCATTAAATGGTTTTTATTTCAACAACAGACGTGCATAATGCCCACCATTAACGCTGAAAAAAATATTACCTAATGGAGCCACTATGCTGACTGCTGATATGACCGCCAAACTGAACGATCAATTAAATCTTGAGTTCTTTTCTGCCAATCTTTATCTGCAAATGAGTGCCTGGTGTGCTGATAAAGGCTTTGAGGGCGCTGCAGCGTTTATGCGTGAGCACTCAGCAGAAGAGATGCAGCACATGCAGCGTCTGTTCAACTACCTCAGTGACACCGGAGCCATGCCGGTTCTGGGTTCCATTGCGGCCCCGCCGGTTACCTTTAACTCGCTGAATGAAGTGCTGGAACAGGCTTACGAGCACGAAAAGCTGATCACCAGTAAAATCAACGAGCTGGCTCATGCAGCCATGACTACCCAGGACTATTCGACCTTTAACTTCCTGCAATGGTACGTTTCCGAGCAGCATGAAGAAGAGAAACTGTTCAAATCAGTGCTGGATAAACTGGCGCTGGTGGGTACCGGTGGACAGGGTATGTTCTTCGTCGATAAAGACCTGATGAAAATGAGCAGCACCAGCAATCCTCAGTCTTAA
This genomic window from Erwinia sp. E_sp_B01_1 contains:
- the ftnA gene encoding non-heme ferritin, which encodes MLTADMTAKLNDQLNLEFFSANLYLQMSAWCADKGFEGAAAFMREHSAEEMQHMQRLFNYLSDTGAMPVLGSIAAPPVTFNSLNEVLEQAYEHEKLITSKINELAHAAMTTQDYSTFNFLQWYVSEQHEEEKLFKSVLDKLALVGTGGQGMFFVDKDLMKMSSTSNPQS